A single genomic interval of Pyrus communis chromosome 7, drPyrComm1.1, whole genome shotgun sequence harbors:
- the LOC137739683 gene encoding peroxisomal (S)-2-hydroxyacid oxidase GLO4-like, with the protein MASEPVNVNEYQELARRALPKMYYDFHAGGAEDQHTLKENVEAFRRITLRPRILVDVSRIDMSTTVLGYKISAPIMLAPTSMHQLAHPEGEVATARAAAACNTIMILSSISSCTVEEVASSCDAVRFFQLYVFKRRDISAQIVRRAEENGYKAIVLTVDAPRPGRREADIKNKMVAPPLRNFEGLISTKVDSDKGSNLEAFAKVAYDASLCWEDIRWLKSITNLPILIKGVLIHEDARKAVEVGVAGIVVSNHGARQLDYTPSTISVLEEVVHAVGGKVPILFDGGVRRGTDVFKALALGAQAVLVGRPVVHGLAADGERGVRRVIEMLKNEFELTMALSGCPSIRDITRSHVRTESDKLHSML; encoded by the exons ATGGCATCTGAACCCGTCAATGTCAATGAGTACCAAGAATTGGCTAGGCGAGCCCTTCCGAAAATGTACTATGATTTTCACGCTGGGGGAGCTGAGGACCAGCACACGCTAAAAGAGAACGTTGAAGCATTTCGCAGAATCAC GTTGCGGCCTAGAATTCTCGTCGATGTTAGCAGAATAGATATGTCAACCACCGTATTGGGTTACAAAATTTCAGCGCCTATAATGCTTGCTCCTACTTCTATGCATCAGTTAGCTCACCCCGAAG GAGAGGTTGCCACTGCTAGAGCAGCAGCTGCATGTAACACCATAATG ATTTTGTCCAGTATATCTAGCTGCACTGTGGAGGAGGTTGCTTCCAGCTGCGATGCTGTTCGGTTCTTTCAACTATAT GTTTTCAAGAGGCGAGATATATCAGCTCAGATAGTTCGCAGAGCTGAAGAAAACGGATACAAGGCTATTGTCCTAACGGTTGATGCTCCCAGACCTGGTCGAAGAGAGGCAGACATAAAGAATAA AATGGTAGCACCTCCATTGAGGAATTTCGAAGGCCTTATATCAACCAAAGTAGACTCT GATAAAGGGTCGAACTTGGAAGCTTTTGCCAAAGTGGCCTATGATGCTTCTCTGTGCTGGGAG GACATAAGATGGCTGAAATCTATTACAAACTTGCCAATTCTAATCAAGGGGGTACTCATTCATGAAGATG CAAGAAAGGCTGTGGAAGTAGGTGTTGCTGGGATTGTTGTCTCGAACCATGGAGCCCGCCAACTGGATTATACTCCCTCCACTATTTCTGTCCTGgaagag GTGGTTCATGCTGTTGGAGGAAAAGTTCCTATTCTTTTCGATGGAGGAGTACGCCGAGGAACAGACGTGTTCAAGGCGTTAGCTCTTGGTGCACAAGCTGTCCTT GTGGGAAGGCCTGTTGTCCACGGCCTCGCAGCAGACGGAGAACGGGGAGTGAGGCGGGTGATCGAAATGCTGAAGAACGAGTTTGAGCTCACAATGGCCCTTTCTGGCTGTCCTAGTATTAGGGATATCACCAGGAGCCATGTGAGAACAGAAAGTGATAAACTCCATTCAATGCTCTAA
- the LOC137739602 gene encoding 25.3 kDa vesicle transport protein SEC22-1, with protein sequence MVKLTMIARVTDGLPLAEGLDDGRDVKDSEFYKQQVKALFKNLSTGQNEPSRMSVETGPFVFHYIIEGRVCYLTMCDRAYPKKLAFQYLEDLKNEFERVNGTQIETAARPYAFIKFDTFIQKTKKLYQDTRTQRNIAKLNDELYEVHQIMTRNVQEVLGVGEKLDQVSQMSSRLTSESRIYADKARDLNRQALIRKYAPIAIVLGVVFLLFWVKTKLW encoded by the exons ATGGTGAAGCTGACAATGATTGCTCGTGTTACTGACGGTCTTCCACTAGCAGAGGGACTGGATGATGGCCGTGATGTAAAAGACTCTGAATTCTACAAACAACAAGTCAAGGCTTTATTCAAGAACTTATCAACGGGACAAAATGAGCCTTCAAGGATGTCAGTTGAAACTGGACCTTTTGTTTTCCA CTATATCATCGAAGGACGTGTGTGTTACCTGACAATGTGTGACCGTGCCTATCCAAAGAAACTTGCCTTCCAATACCTTGAAGATCTCAAGAATGAGTTTGAGCGTGTTAATGGGACCCAAATTGAAACTGCTGCAAGACCTTATGCATTCATTAAATTCG aTACATTCATacagaaaacaaagaaattgtACCAGGACACTCGCACTCAGCGGAATATTGCAAAGTTGAATGATGAGCTGTATGAAGTCCACCAAATAATGACTCGCAATGTTCAGGAAGTGCTTGGTGTTGGTGAAAAGTTGGACC AGGTCAGTCAAATGTCGAGCCGTTTAACATCAGAATCTCGCATATATGCTGATAAAGCAAGAGATTTGAATCGACAG GCTCTGATCCGAAAGTACGCGCCTATTGCCATTGTGCTTGGAGTTGTTTTCCTCCTTTTCTGGGTCAAAACAAAGCTCTGGTGA
- the LOC137740557 gene encoding 3-oxoacyl-[acyl-carrier-protein] synthase II, chloroplastic-like, with protein MASSSARIVSSCISSAHEKDHPMRSSMFQSPKRKFQGARRKKLILKRSYGVGVASASNLSSCLDFEPCDNYYNFEVMYDSLAFFGSKTASRTGRQMRMNGVVHSGKTITMPVQNAEEVTTNKKLPTKQRRVVVTGLGVVTPLGHDPDVFYNSLLEGISGISKIETFDCAQFPTRIAGEIKSFLTDGWVSPKIAKRADKFMLYLITAGKKALADSGVTEEVNRNLDKSRCGVIIGSALGGMKVFNDGIEALRISYKKMNPFCIPFSTTNMGSAMLAMDLGWMGPNYSISTACATSNFCMLNAAYHISRGETDLMLCGGSEAAIIPIGLGGFSACKALSQRNSEPTKASCPWDINRDGFVIGEGAGVLLLEELEHAKRRGAKIYAEFLGGSFTCDAYHMTEPHPDGTGVALCIEKALAQSGVNREDVNYINAYATSTPTGDLKEYRALIRCFGNNPELRVNSTKSMIGHLLGASGAVEAVATIKAMQTGCIHPNINLENPDKSVDMNVLVGPKKEKLDIKVALSNSFGFGGHNSSILFAPYKS; from the exons ATGGCTTCGTCTTCTGCGCGTATAGTTTCTTCTTGCATATCTTCTGCACATGAGAAAGACCACCCTATGAGGTCCTCTATGTTTCAGTCTCCTAAGAGAAAGTTTCAGGGGGCGAGGAGAAAGAAACTCATTTTGAAACGCAGCTATGGCGTCGGTGTTGCTTCTGCTAGCAATTTGAGCTCTTGCCTAGATTTTGAGCCGTGTGACAATTATTACAATTTTGAAGTAATGTATGACTCTTTGGCTTTCTTTGGGTCAAAAACCGCGTCGAGGACTGGAAGGCAAATGCGCATGAATGGGGTTGTTCACTCTG GCAAAACTATCACTATGCCTGTGCAAAATGCAGAGGAAGtcacaacaaataaaaaacttccAACGAAACAAAGGCGGGTTGTTGTTACGGGATTGGGTGTGGTAACCCCTCTCGGACATGATCCAGATGTCTTCTACAACAGTCTTCTTGAAGGTATCAGTGGCATAAGTAAGATAGAGACTTTTGACTGCGCGCAATTTCCGACA AGAATTGCTGGAGAAATAAAGAGTTTCTTAACAGACGGATGGGTCTCACCGAAGATCGCTAAGAGGGCAGACAAATTTATGCTTTACTTGATCACTGCCGGGAAAAAGGCATTGGCAGATAGCGGGGTCACAGAAGAAGTTAACAGAAATTTAGATAAAAGTAGATGTGGAGTCATAATTGGCTCTGCACTCGGAGGCATGAAA GTTTTTAATGACGGAATAGAAGCATTGAGGATTTCGTACAAGAAGATGAATCCATTCTGTATACCTTTCTCGACCACTAACATGGGTTCTGCCATGCTAGCTATGGATTTG GGTTGGATGGGCCCTAACTACTCAATATCTACAGCTTGTGCAACAAGTAACTTTTGTATGCTGAATGCTGCATATCATATTTCGCGAGGTGAAACC GACCTGATGCTTTGTGGTGGATCCGAAGCAGCCATTATCCCCATAG GCTTGGGAGGGTTTTCGGCATGCAAGGCGCTGTCTCAAAGGAATAGTGAACCGACCAAAGCTTCATGCCCTTGGGATATT AATCGCGACGGATTTGTCATTGGAGAAGGAGCTGGAGTTTTGCTCTTGGAAGAGCTAGAACACGCTAAG AGAAGAGGTGCGAAAATCTATGCCGAGTTTCTAGGTGGAAGCTTCACTTGTGACGCGTACCACATGACTGAGCCTCATCCTGACG GGACAGGAGTTGCTCTTTGCATAGAGAAAGCATTGGCTCAATCTGGGGTCAACAGAGAAGATGTGAATTACATAAACGCGTATGCTACGTCAACACCAACGGGTGATCTGAAAGAATATCGCGCTCTAATCCGATGTTTTGGAAATAATCCAGAG CTAAGAGTGAACTCCACAAAATCCATGATTGGTCACCTTCTGGGAGCCTCAGGTGCTGTGGAAGCTGTTGCAACAATCAAG GCTATGCAGACGGGATGCATCCATCCGAACATCAATCTCGAAAATCCAGACAAAAGCGTG GACATGAATGTGCTTGTCGGCCCAAAGAAGGAGAAGTTGGACATAAAAGTTGCACTCTCCAACTCATTTGGTTTTGGTGGACACAACTCTTCTATCTTATTTGCACCCTACAAGTCATGA